In Ruminococcaceae bacterium BL-6, a genomic segment contains:
- a CDS encoding conserved membrane protein of unknown function (Evidence 4 : Unknown function but conserved in other organisms), with product MKKVNQPKVQWVVAIGAAFAWFGNHCGAGFCSGLTLLKYFTRAGWLSLVTTIIPFIILGFVFYYMGEYSRLIRADSYKDVAFSLYSKKEAVGKVMVVVFDVIVLVSLLVNSSTVLAGAGTFLNQALGMNYFLGTLLCLLIVVAISMFGATIMAKIDLPLGVIMTSCILIVAAILLKENWSGVTHIVQTKETFNVSTGSAIGDMLWYTGIQVGFCSAYIAISGKFTSKNDNKVMAIFGGFLNGFMLFVVSLAVLSRMPGISTSVIPIYDMIVERFGSTGILSVIYSVGLFLAYVSMSDVVAVCARFGPWFNPRKKYNQAVVDMIFGTVLLGVSLLLAQLGVVALVTKGYQLISFLRIPTFIVGGLVFAPWRIHQINKQRAASLTESAESESALK from the coding sequence ATGAAAAAGGTCAATCAGCCCAAAGTTCAGTGGGTAGTAGCAATCGGCGCTGCTTTTGCATGGTTTGGCAATCATTGCGGAGCGGGGTTTTGCTCCGGTTTAACTTTATTAAAATATTTTACAAGGGCAGGATGGCTGTCGCTTGTCACCACGATCATCCCATTTATTATTCTTGGTTTCGTTTTTTACTACATGGGAGAATATTCGCGTCTGATTCGCGCCGACAGCTACAAGGACGTGGCGTTCTCGCTGTATTCCAAAAAAGAAGCCGTCGGAAAAGTGATGGTGGTTGTTTTCGACGTGATCGTCTTGGTCTCCCTCCTGGTAAACAGCAGCACGGTGCTTGCCGGCGCGGGAACCTTTCTGAATCAGGCTTTGGGTATGAATTATTTTCTTGGAACGCTTCTGTGCCTGCTGATTGTTGTCGCGATCTCCATGTTCGGCGCGACCATAATGGCGAAAATCGACCTGCCTCTCGGCGTGATCATGACTTCCTGCATTCTCATCGTGGCGGCTATTCTGCTGAAAGAGAACTGGTCCGGTGTGACGCATATTGTACAGACCAAAGAGACGTTCAACGTTTCAACGGGATCGGCAATCGGTGATATGTTGTGGTATACCGGCATACAGGTTGGATTTTGCAGTGCTTACATAGCGATTTCGGGAAAATTCACCAGTAAAAATGACAATAAGGTGATGGCTATTTTCGGCGGCTTTCTCAATGGATTTATGCTGTTTGTCGTTTCTCTCGCCGTTCTGTCCCGCATGCCCGGGATCAGCACAAGCGTGATTCCGATTTATGACATGATCGTCGAGCGTTTTGGTTCTACTGGTATTTTGTCCGTCATTTACAGCGTGGGCCTGTTTTTGGCCTATGTTTCCATGTCGGACGTGGTGGCTGTCTGCGCGCGCTTCGGGCCCTGGTTTAACCCCAGAAAAAAGTATAACCAGGCTGTTGTGGACATGATTTTCGGGACCGTTCTTCTGGGTGTGTCGCTGCTTCTGGCGCAGCTTGGCGTCGTCGCTCTGGTCACGAAGGGATATCAGCTCATCTCGTTCCTTCGCATTCCCACCTTTATTGTTGGCGGCCTGGTCTTTGCTCCCTGGCGGATTCATCAGATCAATAAGCAACGGGCCGCCAGCCTGACGGAAAGTGCCGAGTCGGAATCGGCGCTGAAGTGA
- a CDS encoding conserved protein of unknown function (Evidence 4 : Unknown function but conserved in other organisms), which translates to MDEKKTEQKATFIIKVLYRQNATWQGTVHWVEKNLDRPFRSEMELLKLMNSAGDKKWEEILSGGAESPAAPENSARPKG; encoded by the coding sequence ATGGATGAAAAGAAAACAGAACAAAAAGCTACCTTTATCATCAAGGTGCTGTACAGGCAGAACGCCACCTGGCAGGGCACGGTCCACTGGGTGGAAAAGAATCTGGACAGGCCGTTCCGAAGCGAGATGGAATTGCTGAAGCTGATGAACAGTGCCGGGGATAAAAAGTGGGAAGAGATCCTTTCCGGCGGGGCGGAAAGCCCGGCGGCGCCGGAGAATTCCGCGCGCCCGAAAGGGTAG
- a CDS encoding protein of unknown function (Evidence 5 : Unknown function) — MIGRFQEYMGGPTHPRLSRIGGRYRNQDSNGKSSPGGRAVCSPIPESMV, encoded by the coding sequence GTGATCGGCCGTTTTCAGGAGTACATGGGCGGGCCAACGCATCCGCGGCTCTCAAGGATAGGAGGCCGCTACCGCAATCAGGATTCCAATGGAAAAAGCAGCCCCGGCGGGCGGGCCGTGTGTTCTCCGATACCCGAAAGCATGGTCTGA
- a CDS encoding protein of unknown function (Evidence 5 : Unknown function), giving the protein MSFFSVLPTIDTNSVAGTKQNAPHKSEVRFATALRRWWRRMDSDHRSYKATDLQSAPFGHSGTPPYQELCPKTKLF; this is encoded by the coding sequence ATGTCTTTCTTTAGTGTGTTGCCTACTATAGATACAAATTCCGTCGCGGGCACAAAGCAAAACGCACCCCACAAAAGTGAGGTGCGTTTTGCTACGGCGCTTCGCCGCTGGTGGAGGAGGATGGATTCGGACCATCGAAGCTATAAAGCAACAGATTTACAGTCTGCCCCCTTTGGCCACTCGGGAACTCCTCCATATCAGGAGCTTTGTCCAAAAACAAAACTCTTTTGA
- the yjdI gene encoding Putative Cys-tRNA(Pro)/Cys-tRNA(Cys) deacylase YjdI (Evidence 3 : Putative function from multiple computational evidences): protein MAKESKTNVMRILDKAKIPYKPYFYDHRDGAIDGVSVAHKLGQPVEQVFKTLVTRGADGDYFVFVVPVAGELNLKAAARAVGEKSVEMIHVSEINGVTGYIRGGCSPIGMKKNYRTVIDDSCENQPTIMVSGGKIGTQVELSPRALLDFIGASTAPIAE from the coding sequence ATGGCAAAGGAAAGCAAAACGAATGTGATGCGCATTCTGGATAAAGCGAAGATTCCCTACAAGCCTTATTTTTACGACCATCGGGACGGCGCGATAGACGGCGTTTCAGTTGCCCATAAGCTGGGGCAGCCCGTGGAGCAGGTCTTTAAAACGCTGGTCACGCGCGGGGCCGACGGGGATTATTTCGTGTTCGTCGTGCCGGTCGCGGGGGAGCTGAACCTGAAAGCCGCCGCCAGGGCCGTGGGGGAAAAGTCCGTCGAGATGATCCATGTGAGCGAAATCAACGGGGTGACGGGCTATATCCGCGGCGGCTGTTCCCCGATCGGGATGAAGAAAAATTACCGCACGGTCATCGACGATTCGTGCGAAAACCAGCCCACCATCATGGTCAGCGGGGGAAAGATCGGCACACAGGTCGAGCTTTCCCCGCGCGCCCTTCTGGATTTCATCGGCGCTTCCACCGCGCCGATCGCGGAGTAA
- the cysS gene encoding dual cysteinyl-tRNA synthetase; cysteine persulfide synthase (Evidence 2a : Function from experimental evidences in other organisms; PubMedId : 10024179, 10546897, 10931887, 12682299, 29079736; Product type e : enzyme): protein MKIYNTLTRRKEEFVPITPGEAKIYACGPTVYNFIHIGNARPICVFDVLRRYLEYRGMKVTFVQNFTDIDDKIIRKANEEGTDYLTISHRYMDEYRTDAKGLNVRPATFHPLATENIGEIIRIISTLVEKGFAYPAPNGDVYFRTRKFPEYGKLSHQPLDDLKAGARIDVGEQKEDAMDFAVWKGSKPGEPSWDSPWGGGRPGWHIECSAMARRYLGETIDIHCGGQDLIFPHHENEIAQSECCNGVPFAHYWMHNGYINVDNHKMSKSLNNFFTVRDVAQKYGYEPIRFLMVASHYRSPINYSAEVIEQCKAALERLYNCRDNLTFALGNAPTGEKEGEAEDRKRLSGCRARFIEAMDDDLNTADAVTALFELARDINTHLIPGNKSRELYTFALNLYDELAGVLGLLYRKKEQPLDEEIGALIEQRSQARKAKDWATADRIRDELKARHVVLEDTPQGIKWKIVE, encoded by the coding sequence ATGAAGATTTATAATACACTGACCAGGCGGAAGGAAGAATTTGTCCCCATCACTCCGGGGGAGGCGAAAATCTATGCCTGCGGCCCCACGGTTTATAATTTTATCCATATCGGCAACGCTAGGCCGATCTGCGTCTTCGACGTGCTGCGCCGCTATTTGGAGTACCGCGGCATGAAGGTGACTTTTGTCCAGAACTTTACGGACATCGACGACAAGATCATCCGCAAAGCGAACGAAGAGGGCACCGATTATCTGACCATTTCCCACCGGTACATGGATGAGTACCGCACGGACGCGAAAGGCCTGAACGTGCGCCCCGCCACGTTCCACCCGCTGGCGACGGAAAATATCGGCGAAATCATCCGGATCATCTCCACCCTGGTGGAAAAGGGGTTCGCCTATCCCGCGCCGAACGGCGATGTGTATTTCCGCACTAGGAAATTCCCGGAGTACGGAAAGCTGTCGCATCAGCCGCTGGATGACCTGAAGGCCGGCGCGCGCATCGACGTGGGGGAGCAGAAGGAAGACGCGATGGATTTTGCCGTGTGGAAGGGCTCGAAGCCCGGCGAGCCGAGCTGGGACTCCCCGTGGGGAGGCGGCCGGCCGGGCTGGCATATCGAGTGCTCCGCGATGGCGCGCCGCTATCTGGGCGAAACCATCGACATCCACTGCGGCGGGCAGGACCTGATCTTCCCGCACCACGAAAACGAGATCGCGCAGAGCGAATGCTGCAACGGCGTCCCGTTCGCCCATTACTGGATGCACAACGGCTATATCAACGTCGACAATCATAAGATGAGCAAATCGCTGAACAACTTCTTCACCGTGCGGGATGTCGCGCAGAAATACGGCTATGAGCCGATCCGCTTCCTGATGGTGGCTTCGCACTACCGCAGCCCGATCAATTACAGCGCCGAGGTGATCGAGCAGTGCAAAGCCGCGCTGGAACGCCTTTATAACTGTCGGGACAACCTGACGTTCGCGCTCGGAAATGCCCCGACAGGGGAAAAGGAAGGGGAAGCGGAGGACCGCAAGCGCCTTTCCGGCTGCCGCGCGCGCTTTATCGAGGCGATGGATGACGACCTCAACACGGCGGACGCGGTCACCGCGCTGTTCGAGCTCGCACGCGACATCAACACGCACCTGATCCCCGGAAACAAGAGCAGGGAGCTGTACACGTTCGCGCTGAATCTGTACGACGAGCTCGCCGGGGTGCTGGGGCTTCTGTACCGGAAAAAGGAGCAGCCGCTCGACGAGGAGATCGGGGCGCTGATCGAACAGCGCAGCCAGGCCCGCAAAGCGAAGGACTGGGCCACGGCGGACCGCATCCGCGACGAGCTGAAAGCGCGCCATGTCGTGCTGGAGGATACCCCGCAGGGCATCAAATGGAAGATTGTGGAATAA